The following DNA comes from Curtobacterium sp. 9128.
AGACCGGGTACCGCCGCCGTCCCGTGTCGAGCGCGGACTTCCCCGTCGACGTCACCGAGGTGCGCCTCCCGGCCGGTGCGTCCGTGACCTACCCGGCGTCGGCGTACGCGTTCCTGCGGCACTGCATCTGGGTCGTCGACGGCGAGCTCGGGCTCGTCGTCGGCGGTGAGCCGACGACCCTCGCGGCGGGGGACCGGATCGAGCTGGGCGACCCGGCCGAGGTGACCTACCGGAACGACACCGAGGACGAGTGCCGGTACCTCGTGGTGGTGGCGAGGGGCGCTCGCAGCCGGGAATAGGATCGGATCATGCGCATCCACCTCGGAACGGACCACGCCGGCCTCGAGTTCTCGAAGACCCTCGCCGACCACCTCGCCGAGGCGGGTCACGAGGTCGTGGACCACGGCCCGACCGAGTACGACGCGCTCGACGACTACCCCTCGTTCTGCATCAACGCCGCGCACGCCGTCGTGCAGGACCAGATGGCCGGCGTGCAGGCGCTCGGCGTCGTGTTCGGCGGTTCGGGCAACGGCGAGCAGATCGCCGCGAACAAGGTCGCCGGCGTCCGGGCGGCGCTGGTCTGGAACGAGTCCACCGCGCTCCTCGCCCGCCAGCACAACGACGCGAACGTCATCTC
Coding sequences within:
- a CDS encoding ribose-5-phosphate isomerase, with product MRIHLGTDHAGLEFSKTLADHLAEAGHEVVDHGPTEYDALDDYPSFCINAAHAVVQDQMAGVQALGVVFGGSGNGEQIAANKVAGVRAALVWNESTALLARQHNDANVISIGARQHTEAEVIDFVDLFIAEPFSGEERHARRIAQLAEYEQTGHIAGKQIDGAAE